The sequence GATCTGGGCACAGCCAACACGCTCGTGTACGTCAAGGGCCGGGGCGTTGTCGTCGACGAACCCTCCGTGGTCGCGATCAACCAGAGTTCGGGCGAAGTGCTGGCCGTCGGACACGACGCCAAGCGGATGCTGGGGCGTACGCCCGACAACATCGTCGCGATCCGCCCCCTCAAGGACGGCGTCATCGCTGACTTCGATGCGACCGAACAGATGCTGCGCTGGTTCATCCACCGGATCCACCCGCGCCGGAGTCTGGCCAAGCCCCGGATGGTCATCTGCGTGCCGAGCGGGATCACGCCGGTCGAGAGTCGAGCGGTCCGCGAGGCCGGATACCTGAGCGGCGCACGGCGGGTCCACATCATCGAGGAGCCGATGGCGGCCGCGATCGGCGCCGGTCTGCCCGTGCACCTGCCGACCGGCAACATGATCGTCGACATCGGTGGCGGCACGACCGAGATCGCGGTCATTTCGCTCGGCGGCATCGTCACCAGCCTGAGCATCCGCACGGCCGGCGACGCGCTCGACCACGCGATCGTGCAGTTCCTCAAGAAGGAGCATGCCCTCCTGCTCGGTGAGCGCACGGCCGAGGAGGTCAAGGTCACCCTCGGCAGCGCCTTCCCGAACGAGACCGAGCACCGCGCGGACGTACGCGGACGCGACCTCGTCAGCGGGCTGCCCCGGACCGTCAGTCTGAGCACGGCCGACGTACGCCAGGCGCTCGAGGAGCCGCTCAACGCCATCGTCGACGCCGTACGCACCACACTCGACCAGACGCCGCCCGAGCTGGCCGGCGACATCATGGACCGCGGCATCGTCCTGACCGGCGGCGGCGCGCTGATGAAGGGCCTCGACGAGCGCCTGCGTCACGAGACCGGCATGCCGGTGCATGTCGCGGAGCAGCCCCTCATCTCCGTTGCACTCGGTGCCGGTCGGTGCGTCGAGGACTTCGACGGACTGCAGAAGGTCCTCGTCAGCGACGTCCGGCGGTACTAGGCCCGATGATGCTGCAGCGCACCCACATCCGTCTAAGCCGCCGCTCGCGGCTGGAGAT comes from Nocardioides baekrokdamisoli and encodes:
- a CDS encoding rod shape-determining protein, which translates into the protein MGTAASWTSALVGRDIAIDLGTANTLVYVKGRGVVVDEPSVVAINQSSGEVLAVGHDAKRMLGRTPDNIVAIRPLKDGVIADFDATEQMLRWFIHRIHPRRSLAKPRMVICVPSGITPVESRAVREAGYLSGARRVHIIEEPMAAAIGAGLPVHLPTGNMIVDIGGGTTEIAVISLGGIVTSLSIRTAGDALDHAIVQFLKKEHALLLGERTAEEVKVTLGSAFPNETEHRADVRGRDLVSGLPRTVSLSTADVRQALEEPLNAIVDAVRTTLDQTPPELAGDIMDRGIVLTGGGALMKGLDERLRHETGMPVHVAEQPLISVALGAGRCVEDFDGLQKVLVSDVRRY